A stretch of Roseibium porphyridii DNA encodes these proteins:
- a CDS encoding proteasome-type protease: protein MTYCVGLKLDRGLLFAADTRTNAGVDNIATFKKLHTWEEPNERVITLLSAGNLAITQAVVSLLSEHITSVEDDRATLMTAKTMFQVARLVGSAVREVKEIDGEALATSAESFFVTFILGGQIRGEEPRMFQVYAAGNFIEVSEDTPFLQIGEHKYGKPILDRVTRSDMRLGEAAKLVLLSFDSTLRSNLSVGMPIDMLLYNTDTFSTERQVRIEQNDPYFRKLSQSWSDKLREAFGDIDEFEV, encoded by the coding sequence ATGACCTATTGTGTCGGGTTGAAATTGGACCGGGGGTTGCTGTTCGCAGCGGACACGCGGACCAATGCCGGTGTCGACAACATTGCCACGTTCAAGAAACTGCACACTTGGGAAGAACCCAACGAACGCGTCATCACGTTGTTGTCGGCTGGCAATCTGGCCATTACCCAGGCCGTCGTTTCACTGTTGAGCGAACACATCACGTCTGTTGAAGACGACCGTGCCACGCTCATGACGGCCAAGACGATGTTTCAGGTTGCACGCCTGGTCGGCAGTGCCGTGCGTGAAGTCAAGGAAATCGATGGCGAAGCGCTGGCGACCAGTGCTGAAAGCTTTTTTGTCACCTTCATCCTCGGTGGACAGATCAGGGGTGAAGAGCCGCGCATGTTCCAGGTCTATGCTGCCGGAAACTTTATCGAAGTCTCCGAGGACACGCCGTTTTTGCAGATCGGCGAGCATAAGTATGGAAAGCCCATTCTTGACCGGGTGACCCGTTCGGACATGCGCCTGGGTGAAGCGGCAAAGCTGGTCCTTCTGTCTTTCGATTCGACCTTGCGGTCCAACCTGTCTGTCGGCATGCCGATCGACATGCTTCTCTACAATACCGATACCTTCTCAACCGAGCGTCAGGTTCGGATCGAACAGAATGACCCATATTTCCGGAAGCTTTCACAAAGCTGGTCGGACAAGTTACGGGAAGCATTCGGCGATATCGATGAGTTTGAGGTCTAG
- a CDS encoding alpha-E domain-containing protein, translated as MLGRTASSLFWMSRYQERALNVTRLLEVGYRGAIMSHMGQEHGTHWTFALTCAGCESGFQAKYDELALRNVTNYLIFSKDNPASVRNSLEHARNNARAVRTSITTELWEAINTTWIEFAEVNPQSITQEKLPDFLAWVIQREHLCRGAFLNTVLRDDGYCFSQMGNFVERADNTARILNTQYWVLLPDNDIIEDGSTDRFQWSAILRALSGRRSYRFAYSNAHLKAFNIAEFLVLRKEMPRSLAHCYDWISDTAEDLEQFYGSSEPSLQLATDIAKELRQKQMREIYQEGLHEFLTDFIGKNNQFAQQLSEDYNFA; from the coding sequence ATGCTCGGAAGAACCGCCTCTTCGCTGTTTTGGATGTCGCGCTATCAGGAGCGCGCCCTGAACGTCACGCGCCTGCTGGAAGTAGGCTACCGCGGCGCCATCATGTCTCACATGGGTCAGGAGCACGGCACACACTGGACTTTTGCGCTGACTTGTGCCGGTTGTGAAAGCGGTTTTCAAGCCAAATACGACGAACTGGCTCTTCGCAATGTCACCAATTACCTGATCTTTTCCAAAGACAATCCGGCAAGTGTCAGAAACAGTCTGGAGCATGCGCGCAACAATGCCCGCGCGGTGCGCACCAGCATCACGACTGAGCTTTGGGAGGCGATCAACACAACCTGGATCGAGTTTGCCGAAGTCAATCCACAATCGATCACACAGGAAAAACTTCCAGATTTCCTGGCCTGGGTCATCCAACGCGAACATCTTTGCCGCGGAGCGTTTCTGAACACCGTCCTGCGGGATGACGGTTATTGCTTCAGCCAGATGGGCAATTTTGTGGAGCGCGCCGACAATACGGCCCGCATCTTGAACACACAGTATTGGGTGCTTCTGCCCGACAACGACATCATCGAAGACGGTTCCACGGACCGTTTCCAATGGTCAGCGATCCTCAGGGCACTTTCCGGTCGCAGAAGTTATCGTTTCGCCTATTCAAATGCCCACCTGAAGGCGTTCAACATCGCAGAGTTTCTTGTGCTCAGGAAAGAGATGCCGCGGTCTCTTGCGCACTGCTATGACTGGATCAGCGATACTGCGGAAGACCTTGAACAATTCTATGGCTCAAGCGAGCCGAGCCTTCAGCTTGCCACAGACATCGCAAAAGAACTGAGGCAAAAGCAAATGCGGGAAATCTATCAGGAAGGCCTCCATGAATTCCTCACAGACTTCATCGGCAAGAACAATCAGTTCGCCCAACAGCTTTCCGAAGACTACAATTTTGCCTGA
- a CDS encoding transglutaminase family protein encodes MRLTVRHTTRYRYDTPLANAMQQLRLTPEDGPSQTIVEWSIDAPGIERATTYKDAFENRVHMVSRSELVETVEITASGTVDTVDTNGVIGHEPDAGAPTRLYTRVTPLTQTNQAIRKLATLAESHDKIAGFHALMHAIRDKVDYKIGVTETHASATAALAAGEGVCQDHAHIFIAAARSIGIPARYVSGYLLLEEEQASEAHHAWAEVLINGLGWTGFDISNAMCPTDRYVRLTTGLDSRSAAPIKGLRFGGLEENLQVEVDVAQAALQQQQ; translated from the coding sequence ATGAGACTGACTGTCCGACACACGACTCGATACCGCTACGACACGCCGCTGGCCAATGCCATGCAGCAACTCAGGCTGACACCGGAAGATGGACCGTCACAGACGATCGTGGAATGGTCCATCGATGCTCCCGGCATTGAGCGTGCCACCACTTACAAGGACGCCTTCGAGAACCGTGTGCATATGGTCTCCAGAAGCGAGCTGGTTGAAACGGTTGAGATTACGGCGTCGGGCACCGTCGACACAGTCGACACCAACGGCGTCATCGGTCACGAACCGGATGCCGGCGCTCCGACCCGCCTCTATACGCGCGTGACACCGCTGACCCAGACAAATCAGGCGATCCGCAAGCTCGCGACACTTGCCGAAAGCCACGACAAGATCGCCGGCTTTCACGCGCTGATGCATGCCATACGAGACAAGGTGGACTATAAGATCGGCGTGACCGAGACCCACGCCTCCGCCACGGCTGCTTTGGCCGCTGGCGAAGGGGTCTGCCAGGATCATGCGCATATCTTCATAGCTGCCGCCCGCTCGATCGGCATTCCAGCCAGATACGTGTCGGGATATTTGCTACTGGAAGAAGAACAGGCTTCGGAGGCGCACCATGCGTGGGCGGAGGTTCTGATCAATGGATTGGGATGGACCGGATTCGACATATCCAATGCCATGTGTCCGACCGACCGCTACGTTCGCCTGACGACCGGGCTCGATTCTCGCTCTGCGGCCCCCATCAAAGGACTTCGTTTCGGCGGTCTTGAGGAAAACCTTCAAGTAGAAGTGGATGTCGCACAGGCTGCTTTGCAACAGCAGCAATAG